The following coding sequences lie in one Arachis stenosperma cultivar V10309 chromosome 5, arast.V10309.gnm1.PFL2, whole genome shotgun sequence genomic window:
- the LOC130979489 gene encoding dirigent protein 19-like — protein sequence MAFSFHHNYALAIIILILAMIQFEFTNGSQHHHHHHHKHLKSLHFSLYQHETINKTGYIIVNGVQGGASVTQTTTPFGTLFVFHDPLTLTANRTSKVVGTSEGTSITSGFDGLQSISIAKITLNLKNHKGSISILGDVNNIKPSDLPVVGGTQDFMFVNGYVTSSPVDLKGLTVVYKVEFHLYWPPYATTQAS from the coding sequence atggctttttcttttcatcataATTATGCTCTTGcaattattattcttattttggCTATGATCCAATTTGAGTTCACCAATGGTTCTCAGCAccaccatcatcatcaccatAAACATCTCAAGTCCCTTCACTTCTCTTTGTACCAACATGAAACCATAAACAAAACAGGTTACATCATAGTAAATGGTGTCCAAGGTGGTGCTAGTGTTACTCAAACCACAACACCTTTTGGTACCCTTTTTGTGTTCCATGACCCTTTGACTCTCACTGCAAACAGAACCTCCAAAGTTGTTGGAACTTCTGAAGGGACTTCAATCACTTCAGGCTTTGATGGGTTGCAAAGCATTTCCATTGCAAAGATAACTCTGAATCTTAAGAATCATAAAGGGTCTATTTCTATTCTTGGTGATGTGAACAACATCAAGCCTTCAGATCTTCCTGTAGTTGGAGGCACCCAAGATTTTATGTTTGTGAATGGTTATGTTACTTCTTCTCCGGTTGATTTGAAGGGTCTCACCGTTGTTTATAAGGTTGAGTTTCATTTGTATTGGCCTCCATATGCAACTACTCAAGCATCTTAA
- the LOC130979942 gene encoding protein MODIFYING WALL LIGNIN-2-like has protein sequence METPNRCKFTVIFSVIISLTLALVSCLLCIASEIKRNKKEDLRFNGKQCYLPSSQAFGLGIAALVCLSLAQIIGNCVLFKNYCSGGKRNSHYKITLIAMVLLLISWLSFGIAMILLITATSMSKRQPYRIGWLNGECYLVKRGVYAGSTILILVTVGSVIGSVLLTIKANQTEQDRKIHAQTG, from the exons ATGGAAACTCCAAATAGGTGTAAATTTACAGTGATCTTCTCCGTCATTATCTCCCTCACACTTGCCTTAGTTTCATGCTTATTATGTATAGCCTCTGAGATTAAGAGGAACAAG AAGGAGGATCTTAGATTCAATGGTAAACAATGTTACTTACCATCAAGCCAAGCATTTGGATTGGGGATTGCAGCTTTGGTTTGTTTAAGTTTGGCTCAGATCATTGGCAACTGTGTATTGTTCAAGAATTATTGTTCaggagggaaaagaaactcaCATTATAAGATAACACTCATTGCAATGGTTCTGCTTTTGATCTCTTG GCTTAGCTTTGGGATTGCAATGATCTTATTGATAACTGCCACAAGCATGAGTAAGAGGCAGCCTTATAGGATAGGTTGGTTGAATGGTGAATGCTACCTAGTCAAAAGGGGTGTTTATGCCGGCTCAACCATATTGATCCTAGTAACCGTAGGTTCGGTAATTGGTTCGGTTTTGTTAACAATAAAGGCCAATCAAACAGAACAAGATCGCAAAATACATGCACAAACAGGGTGA